Within the Oceanispirochaeta sp. genome, the region CCCTTTCTGTTCATCATGACAGCCAGATAAATGAAAGGGGTATCGAGTAGGGCGACAATCCATTTCAGTATGTATGTAGACAGGAATATCTGTAAAAGCACATTTAAAGGCAGGGTCCCGGCAAATGCAACCAGGGTGAACACGATGGAATCTATCAGCTGGCTGATCATGGTACTGGCATTGTTTCTGATCCAGATAAAACGGTCGGCTGGCCATTTCTTTTTCCAGAAATTATAGGCCCAGACATCATGACTCTGTGACATGCCAAAAGCCAGAAGACTGGCCAGGACAATCCGGGGCATCAATCCGAAAATGTTTTTGAGTGATTCATTGGCCCAATCATCAGGGGATGGCTGAAACCAGAGGGCCGCCTGAAAGAGACACATCGATACAATCAGGGATAAAAATCCCACAACCACGGCCCTGGTTGCCGATTTCTTACCATAATTCTCTGATAAAATGTCAGTTACCAGAAAACTTGAGGCATACACAATATTCCCCAAGGTCGCATTTACCCCGAATAGATCAACCAGTTTCAGTACCTGAATATTGGCGATTATGGCGGCAATAGGAATCCAGATATAGAGGCCTGTCTTTCCAAAGAGTCTGTAAAAAAGTAAAATAAAGAGGAAATTTGCCAACATCATGGCAAACCAGAGGAGTTCGTTCAATGGTTTTCTCCCAGTTTTTGATTTATAGATGAACTGACGTGCTTCATCCAGAGGGTGGGTATAGTCTGGCACCGCCCCTTATGCAGATTAACAATCGGCGATGCCATAATAGCGGTCAACACATTCTCCTGCAAGAAGAGAATCCCCATAAAGGAAA harbors:
- a CDS encoding queuosine precursor transporter, whose translation is MPDYTHPLDEARQFIYKSKTGRKPLNELLWFAMMLANFLFILLFYRLFGKTGLYIWIPIAAIIANIQVLKLVDLFGVNATLGNIVYASSFLVTDILSENYGKKSATRAVVVGFLSLIVSMCLFQAALWFQPSPDDWANESLKNIFGLMPRIVLASLLAFGMSQSHDVWAYNFWKKKWPADRFIWIRNNASTMISQLIDSIVFTLVAFAGTLPLNVLLQIFLSTYILKWIVALLDTPFIYLAVMMNRKGLIPEEI